Genomic segment of Nothobranchius furzeri strain GRZ-AD chromosome 12, NfurGRZ-RIMD1, whole genome shotgun sequence:
aTTGCTGCGGAAGAAAAGGcttaagttccttttctgaaaatatgtattttctaatgaaattagttcattttaggacgattattTGCAGCAATAAAtgttaatttatttcaaatagctgtttggctgtttgtttaaaagttgttaataaaggtttttgaaaaaagtttcacaacAACCAGCATCacggcatgcgttgcgatcgataacgcaatgctccctgtctcaattctgcaattatttgcacacatgtgtactacgcactcgaaccctactgcgcactttctccaagtgctcttttctgaagtccgcagggcgcagtgtgagtattgagactgagtccaagtctctgggcaacgccatattgtttccttctatggaagtctatgaggacaaaatacatttactgatttgtaacgaaTGGTTACaacactttcaccattaataaacgttgttttacacatttacctcttcactcattgccagtgatgaaagggaatctgatgttcttgttatgttgctggaggttgcactcccagggatttttgaccctaagggccatccgttggtaaggtcttatttgaacacaaaaataatgtggaagcagtgatttaggtatctactgccccctatcgccagcatcagggagccttaggtaacAAAAgtagtcagaccgtggcggtaatgtggcgcaatcgtgtcctttttagaaAAAAGGGTATGGGGTGATCCCTGTGCTGCCGTaggcttccgtttatcttggacataacttgctttttattacgATTGAAGCCACGCTCATTAAGTTTTGTTCAAAAGCCGTTCCCAAAGGTGTCTATCCTCCACAGCTCCCGTGCAGTctttggtgatctgagctccagctctaacggaaagaagctcctggagctctgcgtcGCTCCAGTTGATCATCTCAGCATACTGCCTGTAtttactagggctgtcgcggttgaggaattccccctgcggtgattcagggtggcttaatattgcggtgtgcgatattattgcagcacttttttattgcagtactatctaaacataatgtttacacatttaaaaaaggttaaaaattgccgtgccttctttaataacactttactgaatgcagatcaaagggcagtaacaacgcagatcgcagtaacgcttgtttctccgacagtcggagtccgactgaacttaaaaacaacaaaattcaggaggttaaacttttaaatgcaaatttggctgcagcatctaacaaataagaaacaagtccccattttgtttagttgtttaaaatcaagcataaaaaattacatgtaccgggcgcgcgcgcgcgcgccggggggcgggcgcactatcatttcactttcacacacacgaatgacggtgctttatagctcggtcacgtccttgttacctacaaggaaaaccagcatgttaactacggtttgagagaggatctgagaggggtggcaacatttgcagcaacactgaaaagcctctcggatggtgcgctcgttgcactaacgcacacatacttgcgtgcgactctggcgagcaaagggaatctcccgtttgttgctccaccatgtcacgggggttttctttagggtggatgcattcctcctgcaggtagcgagtgagctccagctcggctcaaactctctttgggacggctgcagaagcagtgcttgtccgggacttcagcaggtctccgagcgtttatttatttatttgccgctggtggcagctctgtctcggccaaggactctggctgcgcagcagctgacgtactgaaaaccaaagcgctcccacaggagcgaagtaacgtttcgttttgataccagtgcagccatccttctcaacatgcatcattgagttgaaccaagttcagtaatcgcggtggcgcatgatgcagcgcggtgggcttcttcatatcgcgatatttcatttttgcggttaccgcgacagccctagtattTACTTTAATTTTTAACATAGTTTCTGGCCggggctcggcagtaactccccacgtgatcatgacgccaccttctgttgcaccaaggcgtaaaatgcattcacaagtctaGCGTTGCGGCAAAATCACTACTGCTTGGTGGCACGGATACAGCAAAATTCCCGCAACGCCATGTCCCCACGGCGCTTTGATAAGACACACAGTGGCGACAGTATTTcgctgatttgctggcatggtgtgtcttctacaAAAGGCTAATCTCATTGGGGTGGGGCGGTGTTTGTAGGGGGAGGACTCAGGAGTGTGAGACAAGGACAGCTGTTTATTAAACAACAACAATGTTGGAgtacattttgttgttttgcatttGAAGTTTTAGAACCTGATGAAAACCAAAGTAACTTCATTGTGTCCTGATATATAAAACTATAATTAAATTGCTGCCATGATTTGAGAATGTACTTATAATTTGTTTTTCAGAGACTCTAGTGAATTATCACAAAACACGAGTGACTCGGTGATATTTGCTGACTCAGTAAAGCCTCCCAGCAAGCAGGTTTGTTCTATAATAATTCAAATCATTTCTGAAGTGGTTTTTGTCGTCACCCTTGGGTAATCTGTAGGTGTAGGTTTCAAAAACACACACCCTCACTTGTGTTGTTTAGCATTTTAATATTATAACAAGATAATGCTTAGTGAACCGCTCACTTTAGTACTGAATTAAGATTGTTTAAATATTGCAAAGTTGAACATAAACATTGTAGCTGTAGTAAAATCCACTAAATTGTTCTCTTAGGACGTCAAAAGTAAAGCTACTGAACCTGCAGCTTGTACACCAGCTGAGCCAAGGTATGACAGAAACCTTCTGTTGTACTTTAGGATTCATAAAGGATCACTCTTGCCTAAACAGTCTTTTTATATTCTCCAGGTTTAAATCAGATTTTGAAGTCACCGGGCCACTTGGCAGAGGAGGCTTTGGTCGAGTTTACACAGTAAAGGAAAAACTGTTGGGCAAGAATTACGCCGTGAAGATTGTTCGCAGCACAAAGTACGTTAAAGTCATTTTATTAGCAAAGGCATTACAAGAATGACAACATGTATTTTTATTAATAAAGTCATTTATCGTCCCTTTTAGAAAAGCTTTGCGAGAGGTGATCGCATTATCGGACCTCCTGCACACCAACATTGTTAGATACTACAATTGTTGGGAAGAAGATTCAAGATACCAAGATGAGGACTTCAGTGTCAGCTCCTCTGAGTAAGCCTTGTCTAATTTCAAAAAGTTGTCTCTCCTtttacaaccaaccaaccatgttATCATTCCCTCTCTGTTGCAGCTCTAAGAGTAGCTCGTGTCAACAATACCTCTACATTAAAATGGAATTATGTAAACAAGAGACCCTTAGAGACTGGATACAAGAGAAGAACATTAATGATCTAAAAGGCCCACAGAGAAGAGCAGAAGGTCTTCCTATTGCCCAGCAGATAGTCAGTGGAGTCGAATGCATTCACTCCAACAACCTCATTCACAGAGACCTCAAGGTGACATTCTTTTTCAAATGTGTTGAATTTAGGAGTCATTaatagtttttttgtttgtttgtttgtttttctcatcCAGAAATGATTCAAATTTAAGTTTTCAGGCGCCTGAGTGGCTTCAAATATTCTGTTGTAATTAGAAAATAGTATAAATAAAGTTATAAATAATTTATACTCAGTTTAATTGTCTTTGTTTTTTAATCCTCAGCCTGCCAATATAATGTTTGGGAGCGACGGAACGGTGAAGATCGGAGACTTTGGTCTGGCCACAACTGATACAGATGAGAATGATGAAAACctgctggagaagactaaaggaactggAACCAGATCTTACATGGCTCCGGAACAGGTGACTCCTTATTGCAGGATTATTGATAAATGCTATCTTTTTACTTCATGTCACAAATGTATTTCTACTCAGTTTGCTTCATGTACCAAGCATCTTTTTATCTaatgtttcatttcatttcaaagtCAAAAGTTTTTATGGCTGAAGAGCATTATGTAGCAATAAAACAGCAAGAATAAACGTGTTCTTTATTTCACAGAAGACCGGTAAAAAATATGACCGTAAAGTGGACATGTTCGCTTTTGGGTTGATCTTCTTTGAGCTTCTTTGGAAGCTCTCGTCCGGCCATGAAAGAGTCAAGGTGAGTCCTTCATAAAGAGGTCCCAGCCGTAAACGTGAAGTTACTGACCACACATGTTacataagcccccttcagacaggccatgaaaaacggaaatgttccggactctgtccgtaagaccttcgtgtctgaatacaaacatccggataacgtgttctggaatttaaccggacgaagcccctagtaacaggtccgggcttgtcacggacagggtggctgcttcagactggtgaggtcgagttccggacagggaggagggggaggaggaggggaccgggggacgctgtgcgcacctagatagcccgctcctgtagcatgcggcgaaccacggcagctcacctcctacggtaccgcctagacgtgcgacggagcgcttcacaccgcttcagtgattcctttaaccattgagcttcatcatccaggtctcttatgcgtcttcgtgtgcgcagaattatgcttaagcgcctcgtgatttttatcttgagaggcgctatagaaatgatattttcttcttcttcttcttcttaatataagtccgattctccccccccccccgccgccgtcagacatctggaacttttccctgctgtgtgaacgcagccgaaaggacaagttccggtacaaaagcggtgtgtctgaaaacaccgttccggttaaaaaccggattgaattgtccgcaaatgttccagaatgtctatctgaaaagggctataAACTCATGTTTGTTGTTTAAAACCTGGAGCAAGCCTGtttaaagcatttttcttacatgtCTTTCCGTATTTGCAAGTTTAGTGTTTAGAATGACTTTGTTGGTTTATGAAACCaaactaaatgtttttatttcttcatgACTGCATCATGGTTAATAGATTTGGGATGGCGTGAGGCAGAAGAAATTTCCGTCACAGTTTTTCCTGACTTTTCCACAAGAGGTAGATTACCATCTTCTTACTTAATCTGCTGATTTATAATCAAAATCTTATTAGAAAATGTTGGACTGTTAATAATGTTGGAGGATGACTTTAATTGTTAACACAAAAATCTTTCATTTTCCTTTACAGGATCTAATAATTAAATTGTTGCTGTGTGAGGATCCAGAGAAACGACCGGAAGCAACGGCCCTCAAGTCTGAGCTGGAAAAGTTAAACGCATCCGAACGTTTAAATCGGGAGAGTCGCACCGTCTGACTCATCGGCGTCAGCTTTTATCCTCCTGAAGAGGACAAATACAGATGTCGGGGGTTTGGTCGTCTGTGGGGAATGTCGTTTATTTTCGATGCACTTTGAAAGCACTTGAATCATGAGCTTTGCAGAAAATGAACAATCACAATTAATCAAACATGTGAAAAACAAACtacaaaatgtgtttatttaaaagGTGTGCTATAGTTAGGATTACTGTAGCCTTGTGCATTTTAACAATTTAACAGTGGGTCTTTTATTCTTGTCTGAAAAGGTTGGGCTACATGTGAGTGCTTTAAGACCAAGAACTGTTGTATTCATAAGAGTTTTATTACAAGTTAGTACTTAAATTCATTATCTATGAGGAAGCTTAGCCCACGGTGCAAAAatctagtttggacgtcctacagacgtggtctggaccgacgggctcaatatagacatgatctgcacatccATGCAACGTTTGCAGGGTAAGAATGTGTTCTAAAAAGTGTTTGGTCTAAAGTGGTCATTtgctttaaagctgctatagcaattttggaaaacaaattagcttaaaaaaatttttgtacctcttaacaacgttctaacatatagttacaaatatattgtggagataaaaaaacacgaagaaaatgaatgaagtggctctctcgcatttgtctaaatacTTCCGCCAATAGTTGCGTTCGGACCAAaaacaactattggaccatccggttgttagTCTGGCCTAACCGCCTCACTTccatgggtcctccattcattacgcactggcgtttttagcaacagaacatcactggtgtgagaggttctcctccagctggctgctaccacttcaactttaggacaaactattaATCCCACatagaaaaaaacatttaaagacacagacaacaaaagacgtttggacctgtaaaacagcgactggtgtttagcactatctcgtttcctccggCATCGTGGGTCTTTGGttccg
This window contains:
- the LOC107375439 gene encoding interferon-induced, double-stranded RNA-activated protein kinase isoform X2, which codes for MEPYNAVAKLHEYAQKNRLLLNYEVLGVEGPDHIKKFTQRVVLDGKKYPCGEGKSKKDAKQNAAHNALKCLCEDGHLDSAENLAESVGQTDINYICWLNQYGQRNGVTVTPVETTKLGATNAILLPRWCKFVVGETEYPEVSGKTKREAKEEAAKRVYDIINCNGTAETSNATSRPNEKFPKSISDVCENTGSLSLDPADNSFTKTNFIGMIYHYCQKKNCRPSFIEVERRGPSHDPCFSYKLVIDKKEYPVVEGKSVKEAKQNAAKSAWSVLQEQSDYDSKVSVSSSEGDAGISSPTQSTQKDSSELSQNTSDSVIFADSVKPPSKQDVKSKATEPAACTPAEPRFKSDFEVTGPLGRGGFGRVYTVKEKLLGKNYAVKIVRSTKKALREVIALSDLLHTNIVRYYNCWEEDSRYQDEDFSVSSSDSKSSSCQQYLYIKMELCKQETLRDWIQEKNINDLKGPQRRAEGLPIAQQIVSGVECIHSNNLIHRDLKPANIMFGSDGTVKIGDFGLATTDTDENDENLLEKTKGTGTRSYMAPEQKTGKKYDRKVDMFAFGLIFFELLWKLSSGHERVKIWDGVRQKKFPSQFFLTFPQEDLIIKLLLCEDPEKRPEATALKSELEKLNASERLNRESRTV
- the LOC107375439 gene encoding interferon-induced, double-stranded RNA-activated protein kinase isoform X1; this translates as MEPYNAVAKLHEYAQKNRLLLNYEVLGVEGPDHIKKFTQRVVLDGKKYPCGEGKSKKDAKQNAAHNALKCLCEDGHLDSAENLAESVGQTDINYICWLNQYGQRNGVTVTPVETTKLGATNAILLPRWCKFVVGETEYPEVSGKTKREAKEEAAKRVYDIINCNGTAETSNATSRPNEKFPKSISDVCENTGSLSLDPADNSFTKTNFIGMIYHYCQKKNCRPSFIEVERRGPSHDPCFSYKLVIDKKEYPVVEGKSVKEAKQNAAKSAWSVLQEQSDYDSKVSVSSSEGDAGISSPTQSTQKDSSELSQNTSDSVIFADSVKPPSKQDVKSKATEPAACTPAEPRFKSDFEVTGPLGRGGFGRVYTVKEKLLGKNYAVKIVRSTKKALREVIALSDLLHTNIVRYYNCWEEDSRYQDEDFSVSSSDSKSSSCQQYLYIKMELCKQETLRDWIQEKNINDLKGPQRRAEGLPIAQQIVSGVECIHSNNLIHRDLKPANIMFGSDGTVKIGDFGLATTDTDENDENLLEKTKGTGTRSYMAPEQTGKKYDRKVDMFAFGLIFFELLWKLSSGHERVKIWDGVRQKKFPSQFFLTFPQEDLIIKLLLCEDPEKRPEATALKSELEKLNASERLNRESRTV